A window from Litorilinea aerophila encodes these proteins:
- a CDS encoding type II secretion system F family protein translates to MNVALIVAALVVLAVLSAMVGMYYWLGWTRDVEKRLAASFAPAESEVRRGRLQDQVNQRISRFAMGARLERQLEAADSQFTAAEYIMLRIGLTLLFFLVGWVIVRHPIGGLTLSLVGWMLPGFYLRRRQSKRAKEFADQLPDMLSMLVGSLRAGYGLLHALSVIEDEMPEPMSTEFGRVIRETALGYSLGEALDHLVERIDNDDLALIVTTIHIQNEVGGNLADVLETISKTIRDRIQLKGEIRAMTAQQRATGSILSGLPFAVGVLLMLINPEYMLGIFQPGWPLLIPAGAVVMIILGNIIMRMVTRIDV, encoded by the coding sequence ATGAATGTTGCATTGATCGTTGCCGCGTTGGTGGTTTTGGCCGTGCTGTCCGCCATGGTGGGCATGTATTACTGGCTGGGCTGGACGCGGGACGTGGAAAAACGGCTGGCGGCCTCTTTTGCCCCCGCTGAATCGGAGGTGCGCCGCGGTCGCCTGCAGGATCAGGTCAATCAGCGGATCAGCCGTTTTGCCATGGGCGCGCGCCTGGAGCGCCAGCTGGAGGCAGCCGACAGCCAGTTTACCGCGGCCGAATACATCATGCTGCGGATCGGCCTGACCCTGCTCTTTTTCCTGGTGGGCTGGGTGATTGTCCGCCATCCCATCGGCGGCCTGACCCTGTCCCTCGTCGGCTGGATGTTGCCGGGTTTTTACCTGCGGCGCCGGCAGAGCAAGCGGGCCAAGGAGTTCGCCGACCAGCTGCCCGACATGTTGAGCATGTTGGTGGGTTCCCTGCGGGCCGGCTATGGCCTGCTCCACGCCCTCAGCGTCATCGAGGATGAGATGCCGGAGCCCATGTCCACCGAGTTCGGCCGGGTCATCCGGGAGACGGCCCTGGGCTATAGCCTGGGCGAGGCCCTGGATCACCTGGTGGAGCGCATCGACAACGACGACCTGGCCCTGATCGTTACCACCATCCACATTCAAAATGAGGTGGGCGGCAACCTGGCCGATGTGCTGGAGACGATTTCCAAAACCATCCGGGATCGGATCCAGTTGAAGGGCGAGATCCGGGCCATGACGGCCCAGCAGCGGGCCACCGGTTCCATCCTGTCGGGACTCCCATTCGCCGTGGGGGTGCTCCTGATGCTGATCAATCCCGAATACATGCTGGGCATTTTCCAGCCGGGTTGGCCGTTGCTCATTCCCGCTGGCGCGGTGGTGATGATCATCCTGGGGAATATCATCATGCGGATGGTGACCCGGATCGATGTGTGA
- a CDS encoding type II secretion system F family protein yields the protein MDVVYALVAILASMSLFALFMGLRSWQASRTVPSVADFLANSMQAGGTPPALRDLEMTRPWSERVLRPLLRRLYRLGRYLTPSRNIEELQRNLIRAGLPGGLTVTDFLGLRFLAGAILGGLTFFTQAHQRPLAMVVLMTLVAFLVGLYLPNFWLQSKVRRRQKAIARALPDALDMMSICVEAGLGFEAAIQKVASQWDNELAEELRRVISEIRVGIGRSDALHHLAERTGVPEVASFVAVLVQADRLGIAIRDVLNTQAAQMRIRRRLLAEEEARKAPLKMMFPLVFFIMPALFAVVLGPAIPRLMNGLR from the coding sequence ATGGATGTCGTATACGCTCTGGTTGCCATATTGGCCAGCATGAGTTTGTTTGCCCTTTTCATGGGGCTGCGCAGCTGGCAGGCCAGCCGGACCGTTCCCTCGGTGGCGGACTTCCTGGCAAACAGCATGCAGGCCGGCGGGACGCCGCCGGCTCTGCGCGACCTGGAGATGACCCGCCCGTGGAGCGAGCGGGTTCTGCGGCCCCTCCTGCGGCGGCTCTATCGGCTGGGACGCTATCTTACGCCCTCCCGCAACATCGAGGAACTGCAGCGCAATCTGATCCGGGCCGGCCTGCCTGGCGGGTTGACTGTGACCGACTTCCTGGGCCTTCGCTTTTTGGCCGGGGCCATCCTGGGAGGGCTCACCTTCTTCACCCAGGCCCACCAGCGGCCCCTGGCGATGGTGGTGCTGATGACCCTGGTGGCCTTTCTGGTGGGGCTCTATCTGCCCAACTTCTGGCTGCAGAGCAAGGTCCGCCGCCGGCAGAAGGCCATTGCCCGGGCTCTGCCCGATGCCCTGGACATGATGTCCATCTGCGTCGAGGCGGGTCTGGGCTTTGAAGCCGCCATCCAGAAGGTGGCTTCCCAGTGGGACAATGAGCTGGCCGAGGAGCTGCGGCGGGTGATCAGTGAGATTCGGGTGGGCATCGGCCGCAGCGACGCCCTCCATCACCTGGCCGAACGCACCGGGGTGCCGGAGGTGGCCAGCTTCGTGGCCGTGCTGGTCCAGGCGGACCGGCTGGGGATTGCCATTCGGGATGTGCTGAATACCCAGGCTGCCCAGATGCGCATCCGGCGCCGTCTGTTGGCGGAGGAGGAGGCCCGCAAGGCGCCCCTCAAAATGATGTTCCCTTTGGTGTTTTTCATCATGCCGGCGCTCTTTGCCGTGGTGTTGGGGCCGGCCATCCCGCGGCTGATGAATGGCCTGCGTTGA
- a CDS encoding DPP IV N-terminal domain-containing protein: MPPSNGAPAAGSDEKPRQRGGKPAWLGGTNGHGGSNGARRPAEERPAAQDPFAVEAPGAAREGWWKAGDSAKPGSDVSAEWQEPSSRGHSPVPPTWVVASPEAEATDETAPAPPLHPDLLVSLDPRFIQAQFHMQQGAWAEAEARLRALQADYPRSQAVIALLDELALRAAVDLQWRDRIRGRRLGVKTERLLRRLLPFCLVLLFFLSGGLFYQHFISPYRQIQAQERAIQRLKEEGMRALQQGAYVQAMNLFDRVLEQWPQDATVLKLREDAKRQLTLATYYQLAQKVLAAGNYARALALFNAIEQEMPGYRDVGEKIQEINTYLEAEHLFTQADQAFRRQEWQRAAELFEEVRSLEGSYKADVTRERMAAAYLRAGQEIVSRRPAGLAELERARSYLQKVRNAPAEEAIARDELDLLNTYLAGERALRDQELRRAISAFHAVYQERPTYLGGYLVEQLYRSYVILAEQVLADGDAAYARELYALAASLPVDDGGEAARQAEQLATLVARSTPSTSSTPFASITALDGKNLQVYVGWIAFRSNRDGGADVYIMRADGSEQQRAPLAIQEQFLAQIQADRRSSDGRKEVVAQRPEGRNDSNIFLRTINPLTGDAREVMVTNFPGDEFEPVLSPAGDRIAFVSNHTGNDEIWTIGLDGQDPQQLTQNRWEWDKHPTWSPDGSQIAFFSNRSGRRQIWVMNADGTGQRNISNNDYEDWDPVWIK; this comes from the coding sequence GTGCCTCCGTCCAACGGCGCGCCCGCGGCTGGAAGCGACGAAAAGCCTCGCCAGCGCGGCGGGAAGCCTGCCTGGCTGGGAGGAACGAATGGGCATGGGGGGAGCAACGGCGCACGCCGGCCTGCCGAAGAGCGGCCTGCGGCGCAGGACCCCTTTGCCGTCGAGGCGCCGGGGGCCGCCCGCGAAGGCTGGTGGAAGGCCGGGGACTCGGCTAAACCGGGGTCGGATGTCAGCGCCGAGTGGCAGGAGCCTTCTTCCCGTGGCCACAGCCCGGTGCCGCCCACCTGGGTGGTTGCATCGCCGGAAGCGGAGGCAACCGATGAGACAGCGCCCGCTCCGCCGCTGCATCCGGACTTGCTGGTTAGCCTGGATCCCCGATTCATTCAGGCCCAGTTCCACATGCAACAGGGGGCCTGGGCCGAGGCCGAGGCCCGGCTGCGGGCCCTCCAGGCCGACTATCCCCGCTCCCAGGCGGTGATAGCCCTGCTGGACGAGCTGGCATTGCGGGCCGCGGTGGATCTCCAGTGGCGGGACCGGATCCGGGGACGTCGGCTCGGCGTGAAGACGGAGCGGCTGCTGCGTCGGCTCCTGCCTTTCTGCCTGGTCCTCCTCTTCTTTTTGAGCGGCGGGCTCTTCTACCAGCACTTCATCAGCCCGTATCGCCAGATCCAGGCCCAGGAGCGCGCCATCCAGCGGCTGAAGGAGGAGGGCATGCGGGCCCTGCAACAAGGGGCCTACGTCCAGGCCATGAATCTGTTTGACCGGGTGTTGGAGCAGTGGCCCCAGGATGCGACGGTGTTGAAGCTGCGGGAAGACGCCAAACGCCAGCTCACCCTGGCCACCTACTACCAGTTGGCCCAGAAGGTATTGGCCGCGGGGAACTACGCCCGTGCCCTGGCCCTGTTCAACGCGATTGAACAAGAGATGCCCGGCTATCGGGACGTGGGAGAGAAGATCCAGGAGATTAACACCTATCTGGAGGCGGAGCATCTCTTCACCCAGGCGGACCAGGCATTTCGCCGTCAGGAGTGGCAGAGAGCGGCAGAGCTGTTCGAGGAGGTGCGGTCCCTGGAGGGCTCCTACAAGGCCGATGTAACCCGGGAGCGGATGGCGGCGGCCTACCTGCGTGCCGGCCAGGAGATCGTCTCCCGTCGGCCGGCGGGTCTGGCCGAGTTGGAACGGGCCCGAAGCTACCTGCAAAAGGTCCGCAATGCCCCGGCAGAGGAAGCCATCGCCCGGGACGAGCTGGATCTGCTGAACACCTATCTGGCCGGGGAGCGGGCCCTGCGGGATCAGGAGCTGCGCCGGGCCATCAGCGCGTTCCATGCGGTATACCAGGAGCGTCCCACCTACCTGGGCGGCTACCTGGTGGAGCAACTCTATCGGTCCTACGTGATTCTGGCCGAACAGGTGTTGGCCGACGGGGACGCGGCCTACGCCCGGGAGCTCTACGCCCTGGCTGCCAGCCTGCCGGTGGATGACGGCGGCGAAGCGGCCCGCCAGGCCGAGCAGCTGGCCACCCTGGTGGCCCGGTCCACACCTTCCACCTCTTCGACCCCCTTTGCCAGCATCACGGCTTTGGACGGGAAAAATTTACAGGTCTACGTCGGCTGGATCGCCTTCCGCAGCAATCGGGATGGGGGGGCGGATGTCTACATCATGCGGGCCGATGGCAGCGAACAACAGCGGGCGCCCCTGGCCATCCAGGAGCAGTTCCTGGCCCAGATCCAGGCAGATCGACGTTCCAGCGACGGACGTAAGGAGGTGGTTGCCCAGCGTCCGGAGGGCCGGAACGACTCCAACATCTTCCTGCGCACCATCAACCCGCTGACCGGGGATGCCCGGGAGGTGATGGTGACCAACTTCCCCGGCGACGAGTTTGAGCCTGTCCTCTCACCGGCCGGCGACCGCATCGCCTTCGTCTCGAACCACACGGGCAACGATGAGATCTGGACCATCGGGCTGGACGGGCAGGATCCCCAACAGTTGACCCAGAACCGATGGGAGTGGGACAAACACCCCACCTGGTCTCCCGATGGCAGCCAGATTGCATTTTTCTCCAACCGCTCTGGCCGGCGTCAGATCTGGGTGATGAACGCCGACGGCACCGGCCAGCGTAACATCAGCAACAACGACTACGAAGATTGGGATCCGGTTTGGATCAAATAG
- a CDS encoding CpaF family protein — protein MALFRNRGQQPPPVNGTGVNGAGHVGTMAPHPSRPEGARPSGPGHPAQAPAMPPGGKGSHPRVVKVTGYSPPPEFARVREKVQQFLVNEIKTMNDAQEPAEIRRLIEPVFNQALADVNLVVSRVEREQMLEMIMADILGYGPIQPLLDRDDISEVMVNGPKQVYIEQGGKLVLTDVKFVDDDHVMRIIERIVAPLGRRIDEASPMVDARLPDGSRVNAIIPPLSLVGPCLTIRKFKKDPLKVDDLIRFGTFTPEFAQFVRACVMARLNIVISGGTGSGKTTLLNVLSSFIPEDERIVTIEDAAELQLQQPHVVRLEKRPPNIEGKGEISIRDLVVNSLRMRPDRIVVGEVRGGETLDMLQAMNTGHDGSMTTVHSNSARDTLNRIETMVLMAGMELPLRAIRQQIASAVDLIIHQERMRDGSRKVVQCSEIVGMEGDMIVMQDIFTFEQTGVDDNGKILGELRPTGLRPRINDRIQDAGIHLPPSIFGMRSANQWYQPS, from the coding sequence ATGGCACTCTTTCGTAATCGAGGCCAGCAGCCTCCTCCGGTCAATGGGACGGGCGTCAACGGCGCCGGCCACGTAGGGACGATGGCTCCCCATCCCTCGCGGCCCGAAGGAGCCCGGCCATCCGGCCCGGGCCATCCGGCGCAGGCCCCGGCCATGCCTCCTGGCGGCAAAGGGAGCCACCCTCGGGTGGTCAAGGTGACGGGCTATTCACCCCCGCCCGAGTTTGCCCGGGTGCGGGAGAAGGTTCAGCAGTTTCTGGTCAATGAAATTAAGACCATGAACGATGCCCAGGAGCCGGCGGAGATCCGTCGCCTGATCGAGCCCGTCTTCAACCAGGCGTTGGCGGATGTCAACCTGGTGGTAAGCCGGGTGGAGCGGGAGCAGATGCTGGAGATGATCATGGCCGATATCCTCGGCTATGGTCCCATCCAGCCGCTGCTGGATCGGGACGATATCAGCGAGGTGATGGTCAACGGCCCCAAACAGGTCTACATCGAACAGGGGGGCAAGCTGGTGTTGACCGACGTCAAGTTCGTGGACGACGACCACGTCATGCGCATCATCGAGCGCATCGTGGCTCCCCTGGGGCGCCGCATCGACGAGGCCTCGCCCATGGTGGATGCCCGCCTGCCCGACGGTTCCCGGGTCAACGCCATCATTCCGCCCCTTTCTCTGGTGGGGCCTTGTCTCACCATTCGGAAGTTCAAAAAGGATCCCCTCAAGGTGGACGACCTGATTCGATTTGGGACTTTCACGCCCGAGTTTGCCCAGTTCGTGCGGGCGTGCGTCATGGCCCGGCTGAACATCGTCATCAGCGGCGGTACCGGATCTGGTAAAACTACGCTGCTCAATGTGCTCTCCAGCTTCATTCCAGAGGACGAGCGGATCGTTACCATCGAAGATGCCGCCGAGCTTCAGCTTCAACAGCCCCACGTGGTTCGGTTGGAAAAGCGGCCGCCTAACATCGAAGGGAAAGGCGAGATTTCCATCCGCGACCTGGTGGTCAACAGCCTGCGTATGCGTCCGGACCGAATCGTGGTGGGCGAGGTCCGCGGCGGCGAGACGTTGGACATGTTGCAGGCCATGAATACCGGGCACGACGGCTCCATGACCACCGTTCACTCCAACAGCGCCCGGGATACCCTGAACCGCATCGAGACCATGGTCTTGATGGCCGGCATGGAGCTACCCCTGCGGGCCATTCGGCAGCAGATTGCCTCGGCTGTGGATCTCATCATTCACCAGGAGCGCATGCGGGATGGCAGCCGCAAGGTGGTGCAGTGTAGTGAAATTGTGGGGATGGAGGGCGACATGATCGTGATGCAGGATATCTTCACCTTCGAGCAGACCGGCGTGGACGACAACGGCAAGATCTTGGGTGAGCTGCGCCCCACCGGGCTGCGTCCCCGCATCAATGATCGCATCCAGGATGCGGGCATCCACCTGCCGCCCAGCATCTTCGGCATGCGCAGCGCCAACCAATGGTACCAGCCGTCGTGA
- a CDS encoding DUF192 domain-containing protein — protein MRIRRQSDREVIADQGRVADTFWRRFKGLMGVRQFPTGHGLLIVPAKGIHTHFMSIPIDVLYLDREGTIVDMDVEMRPWRIGRVRRQAHQVLELPAGTIASRGLQVGERLEIDCLPTETRPSARGVECCGPGPAAGGKAAGSRG, from the coding sequence GTGCGGATACGGCGGCAGTCTGACCGGGAAGTGATTGCGGATCAGGGGCGTGTGGCCGACACCTTCTGGCGTCGCTTCAAGGGATTGATGGGCGTTCGCCAATTTCCGACCGGCCACGGCCTGTTGATCGTCCCTGCCAAAGGCATCCACACCCATTTCATGTCTATACCCATCGACGTGCTCTACCTGGACCGGGAGGGCACCATCGTGGACATGGATGTGGAGATGCGGCCCTGGCGCATTGGCCGGGTACGGCGGCAGGCCCATCAGGTGTTGGAACTGCCCGCGGGCACCATCGCCTCCCGGGGACTGCAGGTTGGGGAACGGCTGGAGATTGACTGCCTCCCTACCGAAACGCGTCCATCTGCGCGGGGCGTTGAATGTTGCGGGCCGGGGCCGGCGGCAGGTGGGAAGGCGGCCGGTAGCCGCGGATGA
- the cofE gene encoding coenzyme F420-0:L-glutamate ligase, giving the protein METTTLFAIPQMPLIQPGDDLAAVIVDRLHAAGERLQPGDILVIAQKVVSKAEGRLVRLSEVQVTDEARALAAVVDKDPRVVQVILDDSRDVIRSRRGLLVVEQKAGWICANAGVDRSNVAGGDGEVVALLPEDPDGSAARIRQRLAELTGVAPAVLINDSHGRPWRLGTVGVCIGCAGLPPLWNQRGLHDLFGYELVSSEECIADELAAAASLLMGQSSEGRPVVIIRGYRPPSHLPPAPARNIQRPAQMDAFR; this is encoded by the coding sequence ATGGAAACCACAACCCTCTTCGCGATTCCCCAGATGCCCCTCATCCAACCGGGCGACGATCTGGCCGCCGTGATCGTGGATCGCCTCCACGCGGCCGGGGAGCGACTGCAGCCGGGAGACATCCTGGTCATTGCCCAAAAGGTGGTCAGCAAAGCAGAGGGCCGGCTGGTCCGGCTGTCAGAAGTCCAGGTGACGGACGAAGCCCGAGCCCTGGCCGCCGTGGTGGACAAGGATCCTCGGGTGGTCCAGGTGATCCTGGACGACAGCCGGGATGTGATCCGCAGCCGTCGCGGCCTGCTGGTGGTGGAGCAAAAGGCCGGCTGGATCTGCGCCAACGCGGGGGTGGACCGCAGCAACGTGGCCGGCGGGGACGGAGAAGTGGTGGCGCTGCTGCCGGAGGACCCGGATGGGAGCGCCGCCCGCATTCGGCAGCGGCTGGCCGAACTGACCGGCGTGGCCCCGGCCGTCCTCATCAACGACAGCCATGGCCGGCCCTGGCGGCTGGGCACGGTGGGGGTCTGCATCGGCTGTGCCGGCCTGCCGCCCTTGTGGAACCAGCGGGGCCTGCATGACCTGTTCGGCTATGAGCTGGTCAGCAGCGAGGAGTGCATTGCCGACGAGCTGGCCGCGGCGGCCAGCCTGCTCATGGGCCAGAGCAGCGAAGGGCGCCCGGTGGTGATCATCCGCGGCTACCGGCCGCCTTCCCACCTGCCGCCGGCCCCGGCCCGCAACATTCAACGCCCCGCGCAGATGGACGCGTTTCGGTAG
- the yqeB gene encoding selenium-dependent molybdenum cofactor biosynthesis protein YqeB, which produces MEKTLVLIRGAGDLASGVAWRLRRCGFPVVMTELELPLVVRRTVAFAQAVFDGETVVDGIRARRVALAEVASCLAQGIIPVLVDPAGEAVRHLQPRVLVDGIMAKRNLGTRREQAPLVIALGPGFTAGVDCHAVVETNRGHHLGRVFWQGSAEPDTGEPGALPGVGVRATRVLRAPMAGFVKEQRRIGESIRQGEWIATVWDDAGRTAAIHAPFTGVLRGIIHPTVPVTPGMKIGDLDPRAKAEYCYSVSDKSLAIAGGVLEAILSAGRGATAL; this is translated from the coding sequence ATGGAGAAGACATTGGTGTTAATTCGGGGGGCCGGTGACCTGGCCAGCGGCGTGGCCTGGCGGCTCCGCCGCTGCGGCTTCCCCGTGGTCATGACCGAGCTGGAACTTCCCCTGGTGGTGCGGCGGACCGTGGCCTTTGCCCAGGCCGTCTTCGACGGCGAAACGGTGGTGGATGGCATCCGGGCCCGCCGGGTCGCCCTGGCGGAGGTAGCCTCCTGCCTGGCCCAGGGCATCATCCCTGTGCTGGTCGATCCGGCCGGCGAAGCCGTGCGCCATCTGCAGCCCCGGGTGCTGGTGGATGGCATCATGGCCAAGCGCAATCTCGGCACCCGCCGGGAGCAGGCGCCCCTGGTCATCGCCTTGGGACCGGGCTTCACCGCCGGTGTGGACTGCCACGCGGTGGTGGAGACCAACCGGGGCCACCATCTGGGCCGGGTGTTCTGGCAGGGGAGCGCCGAGCCGGACACCGGCGAACCAGGGGCGCTGCCTGGGGTGGGTGTGCGTGCCACCCGGGTGCTACGCGCGCCCATGGCCGGCTTTGTGAAGGAGCAGCGACGCATCGGGGAGTCGATCCGTCAGGGGGAATGGATCGCCACCGTCTGGGATGACGCCGGGCGTACCGCAGCCATCCACGCTCCTTTCACCGGTGTGCTGCGGGGCATCATCCACCCCACCGTGCCGGTGACGCCCGGCATGAAAATCGGGGACCTGGACCCTCGAGCGAAAGCCGAGTACTGCTACAGCGTCTCCGACAAATCCCTGGCCATTGCCGGCGGCGTCCTGGAAGCCATCCTGTCGGCGGGCCGGGGAGCGACCGCCCTGTGA
- a CDS encoding helix-turn-helix domain-containing protein, translated as MESVKSQFFGRERILYEIVQGVLAPQPASFSLVGSKLIGKSRLLNYLASEMGPLLQRELADWRPLAYQDSSRVLVARFDCDWPELQEDLLGYMYRQLAQRLAEVDRIRIDWDPVQEEANPSRQLWQICQQLNRLGYRLVLLLDNFDAVFENQILSMETIDELRPLTLEIALVVATEQPLHDLDRDLAASPLFNVMTQLFLSLVEPEAAQKWLAAYAEHFPGIESMVPELLELTGTHPFLLGRIGDIFTEVEQMLPPGQVVGREHLPLLRLRLAEHGRLLFETCWNKIRKPPRRLEGQAIQALLKWLLKEPLQLHEVRAEQFPALNWLINQAIVAYTNAGYRLFSPLFAEFLSARLAEHPAPAISSAPQVETAPIYDRLTKIEAALLRYFEARPHQIIPPEQLLADIWKRPDASPRRVQEAIRRLRLQLQDASPPVGVIENERGRGYRFVPATR; from the coding sequence ATGGAATCTGTCAAGAGTCAATTCTTTGGCCGCGAGCGCATCCTCTACGAAATTGTCCAGGGTGTCCTGGCGCCCCAGCCGGCCAGCTTTTCCCTGGTGGGCTCCAAGCTGATCGGCAAGAGTCGCCTGCTCAACTACCTGGCCTCCGAGATGGGCCCCCTGCTCCAGCGAGAGCTGGCCGACTGGCGTCCCCTGGCCTATCAGGACAGCAGCCGGGTGCTGGTGGCCCGGTTTGACTGCGACTGGCCGGAGCTTCAGGAAGATCTGCTGGGCTACATGTACCGGCAACTGGCCCAGCGTCTGGCGGAGGTGGATCGCATCCGCATTGACTGGGATCCGGTGCAAGAGGAAGCCAACCCCAGCCGCCAGCTCTGGCAGATCTGCCAGCAGCTCAACCGCCTGGGCTATCGCCTGGTACTTCTGCTGGACAACTTCGATGCAGTCTTCGAAAACCAGATCCTCTCCATGGAGACCATCGACGAGCTACGGCCCCTGACGCTGGAAATCGCCCTGGTGGTGGCCACGGAACAGCCCCTCCACGATCTGGACCGGGATCTGGCCGCGTCGCCGCTGTTCAACGTCATGACCCAGCTCTTCCTCAGCCTGGTGGAACCGGAGGCGGCCCAGAAGTGGCTCGCGGCCTACGCCGAACACTTTCCCGGCATCGAGTCCATGGTCCCGGAGCTGCTGGAGTTGACCGGAACCCACCCTTTTCTGCTGGGCCGTATCGGGGACATCTTCACCGAAGTGGAGCAAATGCTGCCGCCGGGCCAAGTGGTGGGTCGGGAGCATCTGCCCCTGCTGCGGCTGCGGCTGGCCGAGCACGGGCGGCTCCTCTTCGAAACCTGCTGGAACAAGATCCGGAAGCCGCCCCGACGGCTGGAGGGGCAGGCCATCCAGGCGCTGTTGAAGTGGCTGCTCAAGGAACCCCTCCAGCTCCACGAAGTCCGCGCGGAGCAGTTCCCCGCGCTCAACTGGCTCATCAACCAGGCCATCGTGGCCTACACCAACGCCGGCTATCGCCTCTTTTCTCCCCTGTTTGCCGAATTCCTGTCCGCCCGGCTGGCTGAACACCCTGCCCCAGCCATCTCTTCAGCGCCCCAGGTGGAGACTGCGCCCATCTACGACCGCCTCACCAAGATCGAGGCGGCCCTCCTGCGCTACTTTGAAGCCCGCCCTCATCAGATCATCCCGCCCGAGCAACTGCTGGCCGACATCTGGAAACGGCCCGATGCCTCGCCCCGCCGGGTGCAGGAGGCCATCCGTCGCCTGCGCCTGCAGCTCCAGGATGCCTCGCCGCCGGTCGGCGTGATCGAAAATGAGCGGGGGCGGGGCTACCGCTTCGTGCCCGCCACCCGCTGA